The genomic DNA aagtttacatatactaagttgactgtgcctttaaacagcttggaatattccagaaaatgatgtcatggttttagaagcttctgataggctaattgacatcatttgagtcaataggaagtgtacctgtggatgtatttcaaggcctactttcaaactctgtgcctctttgcttgacatcatgagaaaatcaaaagaaatcagccaagaacttgtagacctccacaagtctggttcatccttgggagcaatttccaaacgcctgaaggtaccacgttcatctgtacaaacaatagtatgcaagtatgaacaccatgtgaccacgcagccatcatactgctcaggaaggagacacgttctgtctcttagagatgaacgtactttggtgcgaaaagtgcaaatcaatcccaaaacaacaacaaaagaccttgtgaagatgttggtggaaacgggtacaaaagtatcgatatccacagtaCGAGTCctaataacctgaaaggccgctcagcaaggaagaagtcactgctccaaaacctccataaaaagccagactacggtttgcaactgcacacgaagaaatgtcctcttgtctgatgaaacaaaaatagaactgtttggccataatgaccattgttatgtttggaggaaccgaagccgaagaacaccatcccaactgtgaaacaCTGGGATgttagcatcatgttgtgggggtgctttgctgcaggagtgactggtgcacttcacaaaatagatagcatcatgaggtaggaaaattgtggatatattggagcaacatctcaagacatcagtcaggaagttaaagcttggtcgcaaatgggtcttccaaatggacaatgaccccaagcatacttccaaagttgtggcaaaatggcttaaggacaacaatgtcaaggtattggagtggccatcacaaaccctgacctcaatcccatagaaaatgtgtgggtagaactgaaaaagcgcgtgcgagcaaggaggcctaaaaacctggctcagttacaccagctctgtcgggaggaatgggccaaaatgcacataacttattgtgggaagcttgtggaaggcttcacgcaacgtttgactcaagttaaacaatttaaaggcaatgctaccaaatactaattgagtggatgttaacttctgacccactgggaatgtgatgaaagaaatcaaatctgaagtaaattctctctactattattctgacatttcacattcttaaaatataggggtgatcctaactgacctaaaacagggaatttttactaggattaaatgttatgAATTGTAAAACGGCGTTTAAATGTATTTcgcttaggtgtatgtaaacttccaacttcaactgtatgtctagAATTTATTAAGTAAGCAGTTCATCATATTGACATAAGTATGTTAATCAGAATACAAATGATGCTGGACATTTTTTAATCTCAATGTCGAAATGACAGAAGCAAAACCCGTCAACTCTTAGTAACTTGACCCTTTCCTCTAACAGTTACTACAGGAGCTGTGTACCGTGTTCAACGTGGATTTGCCGTGTCGTGTGAAATCATCTCAGCTTGGAATTATCAGCAATAAACAAACCAACCCCAGCACCATTGTAAAACCCCAACCTAGCTCTTGCTCTTATATCTGCCAGCATTGTCTTGTCCACCTTGGCGACATTGGTGAGTTTTCACACTACAAAATAATTTCACTGGGCAGATAATTTTGAGGTCAATATTTTATCAGGCTCCCAATCAGTGCTTTGAGCAGTTTTGCTTATCTCCTTCCCCCCTTCAAGCACGATATCGCAACCAAACCAGCCAGGCAGAGTCCTATTACAGACATGCAGCTCAACTTGTCCCCTCAAATGGTAAGTACTTACAAAGGTTTTAATGTACAGTATTTGTTTACTGGTACACAGAGCATCAATATACTTCTTTGCAACTTCCAAAATTTCACCTGATAAGAAGATAATTTCAGCATATGAAATCTTCTGTTAACCTGATAGTTTCACTGATGTTCCCATGTCTTTCTCCTCCAACAGGTCAGCCTTACAATCAGCTGGCCATCCTGGCCTCCTCTAAAGGGGACCACCTCACAACGATATTCTACTACTGCAGGAGCATCGCCGTCAAGTTCCCTTTCCCTGCCGCCTCCACCAACCTGCAGAAAGCTCTCACTAAAGCTATTGAAAGGTATCATTGAGTGTTTTTATTGTAGCCTCATTTCAACCACTCTTTTCAAAAGGTGTTATGCTTAGCTGTGTTTATTTTCCAACAGTGTGTAACAATGCCTAATTTATCGTAACATTACAGAAAATAAATCCTAAAAGCTACATTTCCATATATATTTAATAAAAAACTATTGCCATTTTAAAGAAACTCCACCCACAAACAATATTTGGTATTTGTTTTATTAGTcaattgttgatatagtcccaaaatgttttggatGTCAGTCACATTTTCAATATATGTAACTTTCCAAATGCAGGAAGTAGCATATCTTGAAGATGTGATTGGGGACATGCAAAACATATCCTTTTAAGATTAGTTCATTGAAaccaactggttatattatatcatggaacacaatcTTCAAAAAGGCATTAACCTCCACAGTGGTGCTTGCTTGTAGAAGCTGATGGCTGTGGAATGGCATAACCTTGTtgtgttaatttagcagacaagacgCTCTTATTTCCCGAGCCCTTATCACAgtcaagacacacctgttatagtAAAAATACATGATGTAATATAACAGAATATTTTTCCAAGTGAAAAAAGTTTCCAGTACGTAGTGATGCGCATCTCGTGTCTGGAACACTTCTTAAGAGTCATCATTTGAAATGGAGTTAATATACTCCATTGATATACAAAGCCTCGGCTAACCAATTCTAAATGGCACTGCCAGTTAGCAAAGTAGCCTAAGCAGAAAAAAGACAGAACAATTATTCCAAAACTGCATCTTGTTGTTGGAACAAATGTAACACTAAAGTCAAAGCAAATGAACGTGGTCTTCAAGACATTTGGGACGCCACAGCACATTCCAAATAGTTTTGTAGTATGTTTTTTTCTCTGGTTAAAGAGCGAGTTTTGACGTCTGTTCAAATGCTCGATTACTCAAGTCCATCCCTAGTTTACAGTGTGTGGACTTGAGAGAGGAGTTGAACTTTTTGTATACATGCTTAATCCCAGTCTTATCTTCAGCCACGATGAGGTCAAAACAAAGTGGAGTATGTCAGATTTCATCAAGGCCTTCATCAAGTTCCACGGTCACGTTTACCTGAGCAAGAGTTTGGAGAAGCTCAACAACCTGAGGGAGAAACTGGAAGAGCAGTTTCAGGTAAAGATTTCAACTTAAAAGTAAAGTTTAAATCCTTTGACAGTGAACTAAGGATAGAGCGATCTTGGATATGTACTTATCTATGAAAGTCTTTGCATTACTGCACTTAACAAGCTATGGGCTGGTTTCTCAGACACCGATTAAGACCGTACTGGACTGAAAAGCTTtctcaatggagattctccactGAAATaactttttagtccaggacttggcttaatctgtgtctgaaGCTACCCCAATTCCATATATTTAAAATAGCTTAAACatggtttattttatttttttgcagaGGCTGATTCGACAGAAAGCCTTCAGCTCCCAGCAGCTGGTCCACATCACGATTATCAACCTGTTTGAGCTGCACCATCTGAGGGACTTTGGCAACGAAGCAGATGACCAGAGCTTCAGCTCCGATGAGCAAATCGGCTGGTTCCAACTTCTCGGCCTCTTCAGTATGTCCCCAACTCAAATTGTTTCTCAATATGCATGAGACGATTCACCTTGTGGTTGACATGCCTGTTCGTGGTTATGCAGTTTTTAGTTTGTTACTCTCTATGTTTAAAAATCTGGAAGTACTGACAATGGATTTGATAACATGCATCTTAGATGTAATTGTATTAACTGCAAGGCCCAGCTAGCAGATTGTCTCAAACGCTTTTCTCAACCTCATAGTCTATCAGATGTCACCACTCTTTGTCGAATTAGAATGACAGAATTGGATTTACTTGTGGTGGTATTTTATTGCCCTCTTCCTTTCAGTGTCATTTCTGGGTATCATGTGTAGCCAAGCATTACTGAATAAGAACCGAGGAGAGGAGATCATGGGAGAATGTCCACTGCCAGCCATCAAGGTGTCTCTGGACTGGCTCAAACTGCGATCCACTGTTTTTCAGGACAGTGCTGTGAACAAACGACAGTAGTATGTTTTTCACTTTCTATGTCAACATTTGCCCTCCATGTGTCATATTTTAGTTTGATACGTTCTGCTTCTCTGGTGTTGTAGCGTATTCTATTGTTTACTCATTTTTGGACCCTTTCTTTTAGATCTTAGCAATAGCAGGAATACTTGTGTTTTTGTATTATCTGCGTTTTAGTTAAAATATTTTGCTCTTATTTCACCTCAGTGTTTGGCCTTGGCTGGTGTCCATTCTGAACAGTTTCCAACCAAAGGAAGATGATGTTTCCTGTGCATCAGGTAATGCCCATTTGAAATGTCTGCTTTGATTCTCATTCTTGGTTAGAGCTCTAATTTAGTTGATTGTCTCTAATGTCCCTTATCTGTTTTCCAGTGACTCCACTTCCAGAGGAGTTTGAACTGCAGGGGTTTCTGGCTCTCCGGCCAGCTCTACGGTACTTGCATTACGTACCCTTTTGTCTCAGCCTGTCCTCCATAtagactgtgtggttgtgtgcatAGCATGTTCCATGTTCTCTTGTATTAACCCTGGTCTGTTTTGGTATACCCCTTTCCCAGGATCCTTGACTTCACTAAAGGCCACCAGGGCGTTGCTGTGGACAAGGAGGGTCTGCCAGTCCGTGCCCGTCACCAGAGGCTCATCAGTCTAGGGAAATGGGTGGCAGACAACCAACCAGGGTGAGTCTTCAACTCTCTACCCACTACTGTTTAAAATACTTATTATGAACTACCAGATACCGacattataaaaaatgttttaatcttTGAATAATGGCCTGCTTTTCAAAGATGCAACAGTCTCTCTTTACCTTCGCACTACTGACTTATTAGGCATTTTCACACTGCGCCTTAGCCCTGGGCTAAGGAAGATTTTAGCCCCAAGGCCAAGTGAGTGTCCACACTTGCTCATTCTAAAATGAGCAAGCACCAACCTTAGCCCAGGGCTAGCTGGCCCTCCTCTGGAGCAGGGTGAGCACTGGCTTTTTGGGGCTAGCCCCAGAAACATGGTGCCAAAATAGCCAGTGTGAAACAGGGTCAAGAACAACTCATAGAATTTTCACTGTCCAATCACAAAAGCTGCACTTTCATATAATTTGCATATGCCTGTGATGCGTTCTGCACAGTATTTTAATAAGTACGTGTATACTATTTCATCCTCATGTGGATAAAAACTtgtcaattaaaaaaataaaataataataattagtgaAAGAACATTGGTTACTATGGCTAAcaaaaatggttgctatgcaggcTGGCTAACTGCAGGATTTTTGGAGTCAACTTCGCCTCCTGTGGTTCGACTCCTAAAACACTCTGAAACGGTTATTTGAGTCCTACTAGGAAGACATTTGCATTCAGGAGGATTGACATGAGTATGATCTTGCCCTATTGCTCAGCAACTTAGCCCATAAAAAGCCTATTTTGTTTGAAAATATAGGTGATGTGTAGGAACTAGAATATTTAAGTGATATTTTGTTGTTCCAGAGGAGTGTGTTGTTGTTAAGTGTGTTGTTCCAGAGGAGTGTGTTGTTGTTAAGTGTGTTGTTCCAGAGGAGTGTGTTGTTGTTAAGTGTGTTGTTCCAGAGGAGTGTGTTGTTGTTAAGTGTGTTGTTCCAGAGGAGTGTGTTGTTGTTAAGTGTGTTGTTCCAGAGGAGTGTGTTGTTGTTAAGTGTGTTGTTCCAGAGGAGTGTGTTGTTGTTAAGTGTGTTGTTCCAGAGGAGTAATCACACAGGATCTGTTTTTCCAAACTGCTCCTTGTAATTCTTAATTTATTCACCTTTAATTTACTTTTTTATTGTTGCCGTGAATATATTTCAACGTCATGTCTAGACTATATAATATGCTACACTGGTAACTTGTGCTTGGCTGCCaaaggtgtccccataatatttAAATTGATGAAGTGTGATCCTAATAATTATTTTAGGGATCCATGGTAGACATCCTTCCTGCTGAATCATATTTGCACTTGACTGTTTATGAAATAGAAAATAAACTGTCCATTTCCAAGAAGTTTAGCTGGGATTCCCTGCAAAATCTTTGGAGACGAGCAGTCGATTCTAGCAGAATCGATGCCTGACACCCAGAAATGGGAGTCGACACCGGGAGTTGATGGGTTGAATGTCAActccccaccactacacttaGCTAGCCAACTGAAGGCAGTCAAACTCTACAGCTGGAAGGGCAGCAAAGCAAACACACAATTTTCGTCTCTTATCATAACTTTTCTATTGACATTTAATTGGATATAGTTATCCATGATGATAATATTGTTGCATGATTTGATTTGGATGAGAAAAGTTGATGTCTCATCCATACACAGCATTCGCAGTACATGGGCGATATCGCATGTCAAAAGTGACAGATTATTTCCCGAGGTCGGACAGGCAGATTATCATGAAATGATTGGCTAGAAGCAAAATAATGAGGAAGTAATGTGTTTAATAAATACCTTATTAACATTGGTCACGTGTTTGTCCGTAAGCCCATGGCTTTGGAATACAAGTGTGACTCCTCAGCCCATGGCTGAAGCTTAGCCCAGGGTTAATAATAGTGGTGCACGACTCCATGATTTTTGGAGTCGATTCTGACTCCTGTGGTTAGAGTCGACCGAGTGAACTCTTGCTCGACTCCCAAAACGGATGCGCACTCACCACCTCATTATTGCCGGAAGGTAGCCGGGACGTAGCCCtagtggactagtaaccggaaggttgcaagatcaaatccctgagctgacaaggacaATCTGTCGTTACgccgctgaacaaggcagttaacccactggtcctaggtcagttaacccactggtcctatgccgtcattgaaaataagaatgtgttcttacctgacttgcctagttaaataagaaaGTAAATCAAATTGCGGAGTCCTACTAGGAAGACAGCATTTGCGTACTAGAGGACTGACATGAGTATGTTCTTGCCCTATTGCTCAGCAACTTAGCCTATAAAAGGCCAACTTTGTTTGAATATAGGTGATGTGTAAGAATTGGTATACTTTAATATACTTTTGGTTAATTTACAATGCGTTGCTAGGCAAGACATTGTGAGATGCAGATAACCAAGATATACGCACAGTTTCGTCTGTCTACCTCCCCCGatcctctctccctcgctggcTCGCCTGCTCTTTTTCCTTGCTATGCAAAACGCTAGTGTGTGTTCGGTCTGTTGCGTGTAGAATAGCTCAGCCTACTTTAGTTAACTTTCCCGAGACATTGCCTACATCTTTTGATTATCGATGCACAGTTCTGTCTGCATGGTGGCCTGGCTGTGCCCCTCccatttctttctctcgctcgctctttcttTGCTGTGAAAGATGCGAGAGTTTGTTCTCGAAGACTATGACAACTAGTTTCCTCCATTGAAGAAAATACACAATCTTAAGAGTCGATTCCTAGTGGATTGATGCTTGACAACCAGAAATGGGAGTCGACGGCCAAGGAATTGATTATTTTGGAGTCGACTCCCCACCTCTAGTTAATAAATGCTTGTGTAAACACAGGATAAGCTAGTTTAAGAGCCCAAAACTAAGAACAATGCAGTGTGAAAAGACCGATTATGAACTAAACTACCACATGCGCCAATATGTCAGTTTCCATCTTACTTGAATAGCCTACAGAATGCAACAGTATGTGACAATGCCTGTGGCTGTGTATTCCAGGCTGATTCAGTACAAGTTCAGCAACAGTCTGCTGTTGTTCATCACTGACATTGAGGAGCTGACAATTGAGGAGCCCCAGGAGAAGGATGCCCCTGTGCTCCAGGAGTCCTCCAATGGAGAGCAGACTCCCAACGAGGGCAACATGGGTCTGAAGTCAGTCCTATCCATAGGCAAGACCCAGAACAGTGTGTTGGAGATCGGCGAGAGACCCGTAGTGACTTTCAAGGAGAACATCAAGCCCCAGGAGCAGAGCAGGGAGCCCAGCCGCAACCAGCACCATAAGGATGCAGGGAAGGAACGGAGGGACTTCGGCAAAGGTAACGGAGCGCTGGGAAAAGGAGAGCAGAAGAGGGATGGCAAGAGGAAGAGTGAGGTGAAGAAGAACAGCCATGAGAAGGCTGCAGATGCAGGGAAACAGGTAGAACGAATGCATTGTTTTTCTTTCTAAAGGTGGGATTTATTCTGTGATTGtatgtatgcatcccaaatgacaccctattccctatatctgaccagagccctatgggatctATTTAGGACTCAGGAATGTTTACTGGAGTTTTTACTACCTACTGACCCATAGTTTGTGTCTCGGTGCAGGTGAAAGCCCAGCCGGAGATGAGGACACCCGTGTCTGAGGCCCGGAAGACTCCAGTCACTCAGACCCAGACTACCTGCTCCTCCCAGTTCATCCCCATCCACCACCCGGGAGCCTTCCCTCCCCTGCCCAGCCGACCAGGTACCAGCACCACCTTTCACAGTGATCACATACCTAGGTTAAACAGTTTTACACTTAAAAGATGTTTAGATCTAAGAGTAGTGAATAACCCTCTCTATTTTATGTGTAAACTGTTTGCAGTTCAATTGTATTCTGCCATTTAAATTCATTAAACTAACTTGATGTTGAACTTTTCAGGTTTCCCTTCGCCGTCTTATGTGATCCCTCCTCCTGTGGCGTTCTCCATGAACCCTGGCTTCACCTTCTCTACAGGCATGTCTGTCTCTGGGCCATTCCTACAGCCGGTCTCCCACCCTCAGCAGCCTGGCGCCCAGCAGGTAAAGGGAGAGATTCTGCTCAACTCTAAGTGCAagattcccagacacagattaatccTAATCCTGGACTCAAAAGCATTTTCATTGGAGAATCTGTAGGCTGAATTTGTCCGGGAAACCAGTCCTATATCCTCTTATGTAAGCAAATGGAACCAAAAAACAATCACACAAAAAAATGAATgacaacttttttttatttttatgggaCCTACCAGGTCCAGGCTGGGAAGCCGTCGCACATTCCATACAGCCAGCAGAGGCCAGCAGGGCCGGGGGCCATGAACCAGGGGCCCCCCCAGGGCCAACAGGGTCCTCCCCAGCAGCAGCCCTCCCAGGCCCAGCAGTCCATGCAGCAGTCGGTGCAGCTTCAGGCTCTGgcccaacaacaacagcagcagtcgCCCACTAAGCCTGTGCAGCCAGTACAGCTGGGCAAAAGCCCACCTCACCATCCAGGGATGCATCAGGTAAATTATAAATCACAGTAGTTCTGGACTGGAAAGATACAGCGTCATTCAGGAAAATGTGATATTTACAGGAGTGCTATTGTTCTACTGTAAAGTGTGTTGTGATTTATAAATTCACTTCAAAGAAATGCACGAGCTTGTCTATTATAGAGGTGTCCTGTTTTCCTCCTAACCAGCAGTACATGCAGGTTGACCAGGCTGGCCAGATGTGGGGCCAGCACCAGGGGCAGCCCACCATGCAGAAGATGCAGGCCATGCAGGTGCCTGTCAAGCAGCCCTACTATGGCATGCCACCCCAGGACTCCCTGAAGCTTTTCGAGCAACACCCTGTGCAAACTGCTGGGCAAATGCCCATGCAGCCACAGCAGCAGAACAGCATGGACAAGAAGATGAAGTACCCGGATGTGAAAATGCAGGATTTTTACTGGGAGCTTCCCTACCGCATGGGGGATAACAGACAGACGGTGGTGGAGAGGATGGGCAAGCGGCCGCCCCCAGGGGTCTTCCACCCAGACCAGGACAACGCACCCAGAGGACCTCCCTTTGAGGTGAGTGGTTGAACTGCTCAACCATAGATATAGAACACAAGATCTATTATATACTAGGCTGATATTATCTGTCATTAACCACCTAGAACTAACAATGTGAATTGGGGAGTTAGAGAAAGAGTCCTATCTTGTTCTTCCTAACACTTCTTTAGCGTGATTGTATATGGACGGTATTTAATTGTCACATGTTATTGGAATGTTTGTGTAGGTAACTTGACTCTAAATTTAAGCAAACCAATTGGATGGGAGTCCTTTTGCGTCTGTGGCTTCCTCCCTCAGAAACTGATAAAAATGTGGTTTGAAGTCCTGGGGTTTGTGGCAGATACTGTCAGTCTAACGGTATGTAGGCTATGGAAAGTCCAGCTGTAAGTCTAAGATTGTACCATTCCTGTCTGGAACCCATGATCGAGGAGGTTCACTATGTAGGATTATATGATCTGTTATTGGACTGAGCAGACTTGTTGTTAGAGTAGCCAATTGGGAGCCATGTTATGCAATACATAATGCTCTGCCATCACATTGATTTTGGTACTAGAGCAGGCTCCTCCCACCTTCTGTTTTGGCCTCATTTTCATGGTGATTGATTGTATAGGAAGGCATTTGAATGTTGAAATAATTTATGGTTGTATGATCAGTCACCAGACTGCTATATTAGTTTCAACTATTGTTATGATTGTAACAACTCAAATTGGAATGTATGGGCTTATATGGCACAATCATTCCTTTGGTAACCTAGCTTGAGGACAGAGCTTGGTTTAACGTTGTCTATATCTTTGGAAAGCTAGGCCTATCTTTTTACTACCTTTACTGGCTCCTCTTTGCCACCTTTGAGCTTTATCTTTGAAAAAAGTATCCGTTTGCCAACCTATTACCTATGTTTCTTCCCCCCCTCCTTTTTGCTTCATTCTCTCACTAGGACAACAAGAGCTCCCCTCTTCTGCCTCCAGACCTTTTAAAAAGTCTATCAAATTTTGAGGAGGAAGAGCTGGTCTTTACTAAGCCTCATGGTTTCTACCAGGCCTTGGCGAGTCCTCTTAGCACTGCTCCAGGAAGAAACCTATTTGTATGTAGTCTACTTCGCTTAACGTAATCCTCCTGGTTTAACCAGCATGTTAAACATCAGGGACCGTATTCAGAAAGTGTGCTGATCAGTTATGagtaagattacatggacaggggtggacctgatcctagatcagctgtCCAACTCTGAGACACTTTCTGAATGCAGGCCCTGATTCACCTTCACAAAGTATGTGATGTGAGTAGAATAATTGAGTTGCAGGGAGATAAGGCTCATACTTTGTATAAGAGGGCACTATATGTAAATATGGTTTCCAGGCTAGTGTTGATATAATTGGTTGGTTGGTTTTGGTTTCTATGTTAACATAAGTCAACCCAATATTTGTTTGACTTGTCAGAACAGTCATTGTGCTTTTGGAAGATGAGGCTAAATGTTTGTTGCATGACTCCTGTAAAATGTTGTAGGCTAAGCCTACAAGATGCGTTGTTGTGCATGATCAGGTTGAACATATACTGTAACTGGGATTAAATGAGACATTATCCAACATATTGCATACATTCCATCCCTATCAGTATTCATAGCAAACATACGAACACCTGAGGAGTCGACTAGGAAAATATGCTGATGGAATAAATGACATTTATCAGAAGGCGATTACTAAACACAACATTCTATCTGATAACGTTTTCCCAATCTTCTCCTGTATTTGTCAAATTAGTCCAGAATGGAGAGTGGTGCTGAGGTGATGGGCCAGTCGTCTTCTCTCATTCCCTTATCTGGGTTTCCAATTCAGGTCAGTATGCATGGGAGAATCTCTGCTCTTCAAAGCGCTGCCGCCAGATGTATTTTGACTGCTTTGTGCAGGAAAGAATGTAGACTGCATCTCGCAGGCAGTGGTTTGATTAAGGTCTCACAGAGCTTCTGTAATGATGTTTGCTCTTAAATCCCAGTTGCGTTTGAAATACCACATTTTTAATGTTGTAAACCGAAGGCGAGTGACTGACATTTGGTATGACTGAAAGCTATGTTTTTTTGTTTAGGAGAGTTCCTATCAAAACAGCATTTTCAGCCAGGCGTATGGGAAAAACATGTCTCCCAACCCCAAGCCTGATGCTCCCATGCTGCACCAGGAACCttctctgtactccctgtttgaAGGAACTCCATGGTCCCCGTCCCTTCCCGCCAGCTCAGGTACTTGCCTCCATAAACATCACAACAGCCCCCTTGTTAATGTTAAATCACACGCTTAGCATCTGAAAGGGTCGCTATTTCAATATAATCCTATTGAAAAGCATTTAATAATTTATATGTAATGATATTTCTCCATTTCCATAACAGATCACTCTACACCAGCAAGCCAGTCCCCTCACTCTTCCAACCCAAGCAGTTTACCATCTTCCCCACCCACACACAACCACGGCTCTATCCCCTTCTCTAACTTCGGCCCCATAGGAACGCCCGACAGCCGAGACAGGAGGATGGTCGACCGCTGGAAGTTGGAAAAGACTGGTCagtcaacatatatatatatatatatatatatttatttatttatttatttatttatttatttatatatatatatatatatatatatatataaataaatatctcTAGCCCTCCCTCAATCACTTACACCCACTGAAGTATTTAAATGTCATTTTTAATGTTAGCATTGATttattttcacttttgtataATGACAGACTTTTCTACACTTTTTGAAGTAATTGTTAAGTCATGGTATTTTATATAATGAAAACCTCTGTTTTTGTCCAGGAGCTGTGAGTGGGTTTGGTTTGGACTACCTACCTGCTGTGTCATCCTCTACAGATCACCGAGCCCCCGAGAACAGCTGGCACCAGGGAAACGCCCCCAGCAGCTCCTGGGCGGCCCAGGAGTTGCCCATGGAAGACTCCTCCACTGTGCTCCTTGACAGTCTGAAGGTACCATACGATACACGCAAACAGAATGGCATGCAATGTCCCTTTTTGATTGCCACTAATATTACAAAACTATTGTAGCTAGTTGATACTAGTTTAGATGTGTAAGGTTTAGCTACTGTTAGTTACTC from Oncorhynchus keta strain PuntledgeMale-10-30-2019 chromosome 23, Oket_V2, whole genome shotgun sequence includes the following:
- the LOC118402126 gene encoding nonsense-mediated mRNA decay factor SMG7-like isoform X3 encodes the protein MNLCGQYLSRQAEALKADMTDSKLGTAEVWTSRQALQDLYQKMLVTDLEYALDKKVEQDLWNHAFKNQITTLQSQAKNRANPNRSEVQANLSLFLEAASGFYTQLLQELCTVFNVDLPCRVKSSQLGIISNKQTNPSTIVKPQPSSCSYICQHCLVHLGDIARYRNQTSQAESYYRHAAQLVPSNGQPYNQLAILASSKGDHLTTIFYYCRSIAVKFPFPAASTNLQKALTKAIESHDEVKTKWSMSDFIKAFIKFHGHVYLSKSLEKLNNLREKLEEQFQRLIRQKAFSSQQLVHITIINLFELHHLRDFGNEADDQSFSSDEQIGWFQLLGLFMSFLGIMCSQALLNKNRGEEIMGECPLPAIKVSLDWLKLRSTVFQDSAVNKRQYVWPWLVSILNSFQPKEDDVSCASVTPLPEEFELQGFLALRPALRILDFTKGHQGVAVDKEGLPVRARHQRLISLGKWVADNQPGLIQYKFSNSLLLFITDIEELTIEEPQEKDAPVLQESSNGEQTPNEGNMGLKSVLSIGKTQNSVLEIGERPVVTFKENIKPQEQSREPSRNQHHKDAGKERRDFGKGNGALGKGEQKRDGKRKSEVKKNSHEKAADAGKQVKAQPEMRTPVSEARKTPVTQTQTTCSSQFIPIHHPGAFPPLPSRPGFPSPSYVIPPPVAFSMNPGFTFSTGMSVSGPFLQPVSHPQQPGAQQVQAGKPSHIPYSQQRPAGPGAMNQGPPQGQQGPPQQQPSQAQQSMQQSVQLQALAQQQQQQSPTKPVQPVQLGKSPPHHPGMHQYMQVDQAGQMWGQHQGQPTMQKMQAMQVPVKQPYYGMPPQDSLKLFEQHPVQTAGQMPMQPQQQNSMDKKMKYPDVKMQDFYWELPYRMGDNRQTVVERMGKRPPPGVFHPDQDNAPRGPPFEDNKSSPLLPPDLLKSLSNFEEEELVFTKPHGFYQALASPLSTAPGRNLFSRMESGAEVMGQSSSLIPLSGFPIQESSYQNSIFSQAYGKNMSPNPKPDAPMLHQEPSLYSLFEGTPWSPSLPASSDHSTPASQSPHSSNPSSLPSSPPTHNHGSIPFSNFGPIGTPDSRDRRMVDRWKLEKTGAVSGFGLDYLPAVSSSTDHRAPENSWHQGNAPSSSWAAQELPMEDSSTVLLDSLKSIWSSSMMQPGPSALEQLLMQQKQKQQRGHGTMNPPH
- the LOC118402126 gene encoding nonsense-mediated mRNA decay factor SMG7-like isoform X4 — its product is MNLCGQYLSRQAEALKADMTDSKLGTAEVWTSRQALQDLYQKMLVTDLEYALDKKVEQDLWNHAFKNQITTLQSQAKNRANPNRSEVQANLSLFLEAASGFYTQLLQELCTVFNVDLPCRVKSSQLGIISNKQTNPSTIVKPQPSSCSYICQHCLVHLGDIARYRNQTSQAESYYRHAAQLVPSNGQPYNQLAILASSKGDHLTTIFYYCRSIAVKFPFPAASTNLQKALTKAIESHDEVKTKWSMSDFIKAFIKFHGHVYLSKSLEKLNNLREKLEEQFQRLIRQKAFSSQQLVHITIINLFELHHLRDFGNEADDQSFSSDEQIGWFQLLGLFMSFLGIMCSQALLNKNRGEEIMGECPLPAIKVSLDWLKLRSTVFQDSAVNKRQYVWPWLVSILNSFQPKEDDVSCASVTPLPEEFELQGFLALRPALRILDFTKGHQGVAVDKEGLPVRARHQRLISLGKWVADNQPGLIQYKFSNSLLLFITDIEELTIEEPQEKDAPVLQESSNGEQTPNEGNMGLKSVLSIGKTQNSVLEIGERPVVTFKENIKPQEQSREPSRNQHHKDAGKERRDFGKGNGALGKGEQKRDGKRKSEVKKNSHEKAADAGKQVKAQPEMRTPVSEARKTPVTQTQTTCSSQFIPIHHPGAFPPLPSRPGFPSPSYVIPPPVAFSMNPGFTFSTGMSVSGPFLQPVSHPQQPGAQQVQAGKPSHIPYSQQRPAGPGAMNQGPPQGQQGPPQQQPSQAQQSMQQSVQLQALAQQQQQQSPTKPVQPVQLGKSPPHHPGMHQQYMQVDQAGQMWGQHQGQPTMQKMQAMQVPVKQPYYGMPPQDSLKLFEQHPVQTAGQMPMQPQQQNSMDKKMKYPDVKMQDFYWELPYRMGDNRQTVVERMGKRPPPGVFHPDQDNAPRGPPFESRMESGAEVMGQSSSLIPLSGFPIQESSYQNSIFSQAYGKNMSPNPKPDAPMLHQEPSLYSLFEGTPWSPSLPASSDHSTPASQSPHSSNPSSLPSSPPTHNHGSIPFSNFGPIGTPDSRDRRMVDRWKLEKTGAVSGFGLDYLPAVSSSTDHRAPENSWHQGNAPSSSWAAQELPMEDSSTVLLDSLKSIWSSSMMQPGPSALEQLLMQQKQKQQRGHGTMNPPH